Proteins from a genomic interval of Gossypium raimondii chloroplast, complete genome:
- the rpl23 gene encoding ribosomal protein L23: MDGIKYVVVTDKSIRLLVKNQYTSNVESGSTRTEIKHWVELFFGVKVIAMNSHRLPGKGRRMGPIMGHTMHYRRMIITLQPGYSIPPLRTKRT; this comes from the coding sequence ATGGATGGAATCAAATATGTAGTAGTTACAGACAAAAGTATTCGGTTATTGGTGAAAAATCAATATACTTCTAATGTCGAATCAGGATCAACTAGGACAGAAATAAAGCATTGGGTCGAACTCTTCTTTGGTGTCAAGGTAATAGCTATGAATAGTCATCGACTCCCCGGAAAGGGTAGAAGAATGGGACCTATTATGGGACATACAATGCATTACAGGCGTATGATCATTACGCTTCAACCGGGTTATTCTATTCCACCTCTTAGAACGAAAAGAACTTAA